One Neoarius graeffei isolate fNeoGra1 chromosome 16, fNeoGra1.pri, whole genome shotgun sequence DNA segment encodes these proteins:
- the cep57 gene encoding centrosomal protein of 57 kDa isoform X2 has translation MEKPGASAALREKEMSQMLDCVSLASYTEYPTERPFINTHPSAKPVKAFPESSSAAIHSALQNLQQKIHRLELERLRAEQNLRKLSGERTHTGTTQEREMNKNRDSHRPRKREVASQLAAAEVKCTLLEKQLDLMKRTVRSTESDRTTVLKHQECVRGSSDVCEKLEKLEQEYRRLTRTQNNAEAKIRELEYKLQEEEHHRKLIQDKAAQLQTGLEANRILIESVSTHPHRSSKSTKKKLSSKKPLQQRHSHTQPHYRLSLGDVPFVAGTSTGASHSVRANVQHVLHLLKQHNRQLCNERVLGATPLTNGKEASEHRSCSSSSSFSSSSSCSEELSELLQALQDEFAHISFEHQELGKQVQACRSDRLRQDLERERENLVKKMEEKGEQIAKVRRHQAQVEKLKKQSHQREGKLKVKSRPGERSKDSLRLLKDMRTLQTSLCTDQHHWDY, from the exons ATGGAGAAACCTGGAGCATCAGCGGCTCTGAGGGAGAAG gagatgAGCCAGATGTTGGACTGTGTGTCTTTGGCCTCCTACACTGAGTATCCCACTGAGCGGCCCTTCATCAACACACACCCTTCTGCAAAACCTGTTAAAGCGTTTCCTGAGAGCAGCAGTgcag caatcCACTCCGCTCTGCAGAACCTACAGCAGAAGATCCACAGGTTGGAACTGGAGCGATTGCGAGCAGAACAGAACCTGAGGAAGCTCTCGGGGGAGAGAACTCACACAGGGACCACCCAAGAGAGAGAAATGAACAAGAACAGGGACTCGCACAGACCCAGGAAACGGG aggttgCGTCTCAGTTAGCAGCAGCTGAAGTTAAATGCACTCTGTTGGAGAAACAGCTGGACTTAATGAAGAGGACGGTGAGAAGCACGGAGTCTGATCGAACAACTGTCCTCAAAcaccag GAATGTGTGCGCGGCTCAAGTGACGTGTGTGAGAAGTTGGAGAAGTTGGAGCAGGAGTACAGGAGACTGACACGCACTCAGAACAATGCTGAGGCCAAAATCCGAGAGCTGGAGTATAAACTGCAGGAGGAGGAACACCACAGGAAACTcatacaggataaagctgctcag TTACAGACAGGCCTTGAAGCCAATCGTATTCTGATTGAGTCCGTGTCGACCCACCCACACCGCTCCTCCAAGAGCACAAAGAAGAAACTGTCATCAAAG AAGCCTTTACAGCAGAGACATTCTCACACACAGCCTCACTACAGACTGAGTCTGGGGGATGTACCGTTTGTGGCTGGAACA tCCACAGGGGCGAGTCACTCTGTCCGTGCTAACGTGCAGCACGTCCTCCATCTCCTGAAGCAACACAACCGTCAGCTGTGTAATGAGCGTGTGCTGGGAGCCACGCCCCTGACAAATGGGAAAGAGGCTTCAGAGCATCGGTCATGCAgtagctcctcctccttctcctcctcttcttcctgtAGTGAGGAGCTTTCAGAGCTGCTGCAGGCTCTACAGGATGAGTTTGCACATATCAGCTT CGAGCACCAGGAGCTGGGGAAGCAGGTCCAGGCGTGTCGTTCTGACAGACTGAGGCAGGATttggaacgagagagagagaacctggtGAAGAAGATGGAGGAAAAAGGAGAACAGATCGCTAAGGTGCGACGACATCAGGCTCAG GTGGAGAAGTTGAAGAAGCAGTCTCATCAGCGTGAAGGAAAGCTGAAGGTCAAGTCCAGACCTGGAGAGCGCAGTAAGGACAGTCTGCGTCTGCTCAAAGATATGCGCACACTGCAGACCTCACTGTGCACGGACCAGCACCACTGGGATTACTGA
- the cep57 gene encoding centrosomal protein of 57 kDa isoform X1 has product MPTEAVVFPACGLVTSGRGSAEEMSQMLDCVSLASYTEYPTERPFINTHPSAKPVKAFPESSSAAIHSALQNLQQKIHRLELERLRAEQNLRKLSGERTHTGTTQEREMNKNRDSHRPRKREVASQLAAAEVKCTLLEKQLDLMKRTVRSTESDRTTVLKHQECVRGSSDVCEKLEKLEQEYRRLTRTQNNAEAKIRELEYKLQEEEHHRKLIQDKAAQLQTGLEANRILIESVSTHPHRSSKSTKKKLSSKKPLQQRHSHTQPHYRLSLGDVPFVAGTSTGASHSVRANVQHVLHLLKQHNRQLCNERVLGATPLTNGKEASEHRSCSSSSSFSSSSSCSEELSELLQALQDEFAHISFEHQELGKQVQACRSDRLRQDLERERENLVKKMEEKGEQIAKVRRHQAQVEKLKKQSHQREGKLKVKSRPGERSKDSLRLLKDMRTLQTSLCTDQHHWDY; this is encoded by the exons atgccgaccgaggctgttgtgtttcccgcttgtggtctcgtcacttccggaaggggcagtgctgaa gagatgAGCCAGATGTTGGACTGTGTGTCTTTGGCCTCCTACACTGAGTATCCCACTGAGCGGCCCTTCATCAACACACACCCTTCTGCAAAACCTGTTAAAGCGTTTCCTGAGAGCAGCAGTgcag caatcCACTCCGCTCTGCAGAACCTACAGCAGAAGATCCACAGGTTGGAACTGGAGCGATTGCGAGCAGAACAGAACCTGAGGAAGCTCTCGGGGGAGAGAACTCACACAGGGACCACCCAAGAGAGAGAAATGAACAAGAACAGGGACTCGCACAGACCCAGGAAACGGG aggttgCGTCTCAGTTAGCAGCAGCTGAAGTTAAATGCACTCTGTTGGAGAAACAGCTGGACTTAATGAAGAGGACGGTGAGAAGCACGGAGTCTGATCGAACAACTGTCCTCAAAcaccag GAATGTGTGCGCGGCTCAAGTGACGTGTGTGAGAAGTTGGAGAAGTTGGAGCAGGAGTACAGGAGACTGACACGCACTCAGAACAATGCTGAGGCCAAAATCCGAGAGCTGGAGTATAAACTGCAGGAGGAGGAACACCACAGGAAACTcatacaggataaagctgctcag TTACAGACAGGCCTTGAAGCCAATCGTATTCTGATTGAGTCCGTGTCGACCCACCCACACCGCTCCTCCAAGAGCACAAAGAAGAAACTGTCATCAAAG AAGCCTTTACAGCAGAGACATTCTCACACACAGCCTCACTACAGACTGAGTCTGGGGGATGTACCGTTTGTGGCTGGAACA tCCACAGGGGCGAGTCACTCTGTCCGTGCTAACGTGCAGCACGTCCTCCATCTCCTGAAGCAACACAACCGTCAGCTGTGTAATGAGCGTGTGCTGGGAGCCACGCCCCTGACAAATGGGAAAGAGGCTTCAGAGCATCGGTCATGCAgtagctcctcctccttctcctcctcttcttcctgtAGTGAGGAGCTTTCAGAGCTGCTGCAGGCTCTACAGGATGAGTTTGCACATATCAGCTT CGAGCACCAGGAGCTGGGGAAGCAGGTCCAGGCGTGTCGTTCTGACAGACTGAGGCAGGATttggaacgagagagagagaacctggtGAAGAAGATGGAGGAAAAAGGAGAACAGATCGCTAAGGTGCGACGACATCAGGCTCAG GTGGAGAAGTTGAAGAAGCAGTCTCATCAGCGTGAAGGAAAGCTGAAGGTCAAGTCCAGACCTGGAGAGCGCAGTAAGGACAGTCTGCGTCTGCTCAAAGATATGCGCACACTGCAGACCTCACTGTGCACGGACCAGCACCACTGGGATTACTGA